In Nitrospira sp., the following are encoded in one genomic region:
- a CDS encoding transglycosylase SLT domain-containing protein, which yields MMTMTMCVRLRGTQGTIAAILSATLLLPTFETWAQSNSAADQGSPVSEQGNPSGEIESPQEDDGIDSNLVPLEPELTVSPSDLPSTDGSEEQPELTPDKAALDTPGAASVDAQGPVYNIPVVIDQTVQSHIHFFNTSIRNRFEQWLLRFSRYRPLVENIFAEFDLPSDLVNLSLVESGFNPYAYSRAKATGPWQFMKGTGQLYGLRIDHYVDERRDPIKSTVAAARYLRDLYDLFGAWPLAMAAYNAGEGKVLRALQKAQAESFSEISRTKLIRRETKQYIPRIMAATIIAKNPDQYGFNQDPAPLHQFEEVMVTRPLHFRAIANVTGIPYAELRLLNPELRRDATPPDDSAYHLKVPVGTSAKVIELIDRVPTYKFPPLPVASQRVKTDAARWYRVRMGDTLEKVSRRFHVPLKTLKALNHLSSSVIKAGELLVITR from the coding sequence ATGATGACGATGACAATGTGTGTCAGGCTGCGGGGGACTCAAGGGACAATCGCGGCCATACTCAGTGCCACTCTGCTGTTGCCCACATTTGAGACTTGGGCGCAGAGTAATTCTGCCGCTGACCAGGGTAGTCCTGTTAGTGAACAAGGTAATCCTTCCGGTGAAATCGAATCGCCCCAAGAAGATGATGGCATTGACTCAAACCTGGTTCCTTTGGAGCCTGAACTGACGGTTTCTCCTTCCGACCTTCCATCGACGGACGGTAGTGAAGAGCAACCTGAATTGACCCCCGATAAGGCTGCTCTCGATACTCCGGGCGCAGCGAGCGTCGATGCTCAAGGTCCGGTGTACAACATTCCCGTCGTCATTGATCAGACTGTACAAAGCCATATTCATTTTTTTAACACCTCAATTCGAAATAGGTTTGAGCAATGGCTCCTGCGCTTCAGCCGCTATCGTCCGCTGGTCGAAAACATCTTTGCCGAGTTCGACCTTCCGAGCGACCTCGTGAATCTCTCCCTTGTTGAGAGCGGCTTCAACCCTTACGCCTATTCACGAGCAAAAGCCACAGGTCCATGGCAATTTATGAAAGGGACCGGGCAGCTCTATGGGTTGCGGATCGATCACTATGTTGACGAACGACGTGATCCTATCAAATCCACCGTCGCGGCGGCGAGGTACCTGCGAGACCTCTATGATTTATTCGGCGCTTGGCCCTTGGCGATGGCCGCGTACAATGCGGGCGAAGGGAAGGTCCTGCGAGCCCTTCAGAAAGCTCAGGCTGAATCCTTCTCAGAGATCTCTAGAACGAAACTCATTCGAAGGGAGACAAAGCAATACATTCCTCGGATTATGGCTGCGACGATTATTGCGAAGAACCCCGACCAATACGGGTTCAATCAAGATCCCGCCCCTCTTCACCAATTCGAGGAGGTCATGGTGACCCGCCCCTTGCACTTTCGCGCAATTGCCAACGTGACAGGGATTCCGTACGCCGAACTCCGATTACTGAACCCAGAGCTGCGCCGAGATGCGACGCCTCCTGATGACTCGGCCTACCATCTGAAGGTCCCTGTGGGAACGAGCGCCAAAGTCATCGAACTGATCGACCGAGTCCCTACCTATAAGTTTCCTCCCCTGCCCGTCGCCAGTCAGCGTGTCAAAACCGATGCCGCCCGCTGGTATCGAGTCCGTATGGGTGACACGCTTGAGAAGGTTTCCCGACGATTCCACGTTCCTCTCAAGACCCTCAAAGCGTTGAACCATCTGTCCAGCTCAGTGATTAAGGCTGGAGAGCTACTCGTGATCACTCGTTAG
- a CDS encoding tetratricopeptide repeat protein has product MTYRIKVPPRTLPVDEAHLVSGLEHWVLGLANYRWSILVGFLLLLLIGGGTWGVFWYDAQNADKAQELEREATLHLFTRATNDPQKAAANLKEAIALYKRIIDEYPRTPTAPLAQFSLGNAYLQSNDLASAIEAYTRFISTYGAHVSLLGLVQQKLGYAYLLKGDLDQAAKAYSRILEIPGAMNRDYALFELARLEENRPRPDEALKHYQDLMKTFPNSPLTSDAAMRVKVIEAKKTPEPSPPSATPASPASSSSKPPKP; this is encoded by the coding sequence ATGACCTACCGAATTAAAGTTCCGCCTCGGACGTTGCCGGTAGACGAGGCTCATCTTGTGAGTGGGCTTGAGCACTGGGTGCTCGGACTGGCGAACTACCGCTGGTCGATTTTGGTCGGGTTCCTGCTTCTCTTGTTGATAGGGGGCGGAACGTGGGGCGTCTTCTGGTATGACGCACAAAATGCCGATAAGGCCCAGGAGCTGGAACGAGAAGCGACTCTCCATCTCTTTACACGTGCGACCAATGATCCACAGAAGGCGGCCGCCAACCTGAAGGAAGCAATTGCCCTGTATAAGAGAATAATCGACGAGTATCCTCGAACTCCGACGGCTCCGCTCGCACAGTTTAGTCTTGGAAATGCCTATCTTCAGTCCAACGACCTCGCGTCAGCGATCGAAGCCTATACCAGGTTTATCTCTACCTATGGGGCTCACGTGTCGCTTCTTGGGCTCGTACAGCAAAAACTGGGTTATGCCTATCTGCTCAAGGGAGATCTGGATCAAGCCGCCAAGGCCTATTCGAGGATCCTCGAGATCCCCGGCGCGATGAACCGGGATTACGCGCTCTTTGAACTTGCAAGGTTGGAGGAGAATCGCCCTAGACCCGATGAAGCCTTGAAACATTATCAGGATCTGATGAAAACCTTCCCAAATTCTCCCCTGACGAGCGACGCCGCCATGCGTGTGAAGGTGATCGAAGCCAAGAAAACTCCCGAGCCGTCACCCCCTTCAGCAACTCCTGCTTCCCCTGCTTCCAGCTCTTCGAAGCCGCCCAAGCCGTAG
- the bioF gene encoding 8-amino-7-oxononanoate synthase, with translation MFQSRLKQFADRALMRRLSPLESGTGPTIQYAGRQVILLSSNDYLGLATHPDVVRAAIHATEQYGAGSGASRLISGTLPPHMHLEASLAAFKGTEAALLFGAGYLANIGVIPNLVGQGGLILADRLCHASLIDGCRLSRADFRIFRHRDCAHLESLLRRRRANRPTVIITEGLFSMDGDVAPLSDLVSLAERYEATLYVDDAHGTGIMGPAGRGTIEHFGLEQQIPFHMGTLSKALGSHGAYIVGPNDLIQYLVNVARPFIFTTALPPAIAAAAAAAVAVIQREPARRMRLWSNRERLFNGVQKLGFRTTQTVSPILPILVGDAATASALAERLLTHGIYASAIRPPTVPDGTSRIRFTVTSEHTTEQIDEALHALDLAGRETGLL, from the coding sequence ATGTTTCAAAGCAGACTTAAGCAATTCGCTGACCGAGCGCTCATGCGCCGACTGTCTCCATTGGAATCCGGCACAGGGCCGACCATTCAATATGCGGGCCGCCAGGTCATCCTACTGTCCTCCAACGATTACCTGGGGCTTGCGACCCATCCTGACGTCGTCCGCGCCGCAATACATGCAACGGAACAGTATGGGGCTGGGTCTGGAGCTTCTCGATTAATCAGCGGAACTCTTCCTCCCCATATGCACCTCGAAGCCTCCCTCGCGGCTTTTAAGGGGACGGAAGCAGCCCTTTTGTTCGGAGCCGGTTATTTAGCAAATATCGGTGTCATTCCGAACCTCGTCGGGCAAGGAGGTCTGATCCTAGCGGATAGATTGTGTCATGCCAGTCTCATCGATGGATGTCGATTGAGCCGAGCCGATTTTCGGATATTCCGCCATCGAGACTGTGCACATCTGGAGTCATTGCTTCGACGTCGGCGAGCGAATCGTCCCACTGTCATCATCACAGAAGGGCTATTCAGCATGGACGGCGACGTCGCTCCGTTGTCGGATCTGGTATCGCTGGCCGAGCGCTATGAAGCAACGTTGTATGTCGATGATGCCCATGGAACTGGCATCATGGGACCGGCCGGCCGGGGAACGATCGAACATTTCGGTCTGGAACAACAAATCCCCTTTCACATGGGGACGCTCAGTAAAGCACTAGGGAGCCATGGGGCCTACATCGTCGGGCCCAACGACTTGATTCAATATTTAGTCAACGTGGCCCGTCCATTCATTTTTACAACCGCGCTTCCACCCGCCATCGCGGCGGCCGCCGCGGCGGCAGTCGCGGTCATTCAGCGTGAACCAGCACGTCGGATGAGGCTCTGGTCAAATCGAGAACGACTATTCAATGGAGTGCAGAAGCTCGGTTTTCGGACGACGCAGACCGTCAGTCCAATTCTGCCGATCCTGGTGGGCGACGCAGCCACTGCATCAGCGCTAGCGGAACGACTGCTCACTCACGGAATCTATGCTTCCGCAATTCGTCCGCCGACCGTTCCTGATGGAACCAGCCGCATACGCTTCACTGTGACATCGGAACACACGACTGAGCAGATCGACGAAGCGCTTCATGCACTTGACCTCGCCGGTCGTGAGACCGGCCTGCTCTGA
- a CDS encoding type IV pilus twitching motility protein PilT, translating to MDISKLLTFSVKEGASDCHISAGEPPMIRIHGDLKKLDHPHLTPDETHALIYDMMNDAQRKTFEEKRECDFSFELGDIARFRVNVFVQQRGLGAVFRNIPTTILPLEKLGMPPILRQLCDKEKGLILVTGPTGSGKSTTLAAMVDYLNNTFEGHIITIEDPIEFVHKSKKCLVNQRELGVHTLSFANALKSALREDPDIVLVGEMRDLETIQLALTAAETGHLVFGTLHTSSAPKTIDRIIDAFPPAQQAQIRTQLSEALEAVLTQTLLKKKTGGRVAALEIMVATTAVRNLIREAKLHQIPGIMQASQKDGMQTMDMALVDLAARGIVHKAEAQSRSMNPNLFGGLVAGAA from the coding sequence ATGGATATTTCCAAGCTGCTGACCTTCTCAGTAAAGGAAGGCGCCTCCGATTGTCATATCAGTGCCGGCGAACCTCCGATGATTCGTATTCATGGGGATCTAAAAAAACTCGACCACCCTCACCTGACTCCCGACGAAACACACGCCCTCATCTACGACATGATGAATGACGCTCAACGGAAGACCTTCGAAGAGAAGCGTGAATGTGACTTTTCGTTTGAGCTCGGAGACATCGCCCGTTTCCGCGTCAACGTGTTCGTGCAGCAGCGGGGGTTAGGCGCCGTCTTTCGGAATATTCCGACCACCATTCTTCCGTTGGAAAAACTCGGCATGCCACCGATCCTTCGGCAACTGTGCGACAAGGAAAAGGGGTTGATCTTGGTGACCGGACCGACCGGATCCGGTAAGTCCACCACGCTTGCTGCGATGGTGGATTATCTGAACAACACGTTTGAAGGTCACATCATCACCATCGAGGATCCCATCGAGTTTGTCCACAAATCCAAGAAATGTCTGGTCAATCAACGGGAACTCGGTGTTCACACCTTGTCCTTCGCCAACGCCCTGAAGTCGGCGCTTCGCGAAGATCCCGACATCGTGCTGGTAGGCGAAATGCGGGACTTGGAGACCATTCAGCTGGCTTTGACCGCCGCAGAAACCGGGCACTTGGTATTCGGGACCCTCCACACGTCAAGCGCTCCCAAGACGATCGACCGTATCATCGATGCATTCCCGCCGGCACAGCAGGCGCAAATCAGGACCCAGCTATCGGAGGCGCTGGAGGCCGTCCTCACCCAGACGTTGCTGAAGAAGAAAACCGGCGGACGCGTCGCCGCACTCGAAATCATGGTAGCGACGACGGCCGTGCGCAATCTCATCCGGGAAGCGAAGCTGCACCAAATCCCGGGGATCATGCAGGCAAGTCAGAAAGACGGCATGCAAACCATGGACATGGCGTTGGTCGATCTCGCAGCGCGGGGAATCGTCCACAAGGCAGAGGCCCAGTCCCGCAGTATGAACCCCAATCTCTTCGGTGGTCTAGTTGCCGGAGCGGCTTAA
- a CDS encoding PilT/PilU family type 4a pilus ATPase, with protein sequence MDVRSLLKVMVDREASDLYLTVDASPIYRIHGATQPTDAAPFTNEQLEALALALMRGQQRSEFEEKMEMNLALYYKELGRFRVNIFRQKGNVGLVFRHIKAEIQTVEQLQLPPIIKDIAMTKRGLVLVVGATGSGKSTSLAAMIDHRNTVHQGHIITVEDPIEFVHQHKKSIITQREVGFDTLTFQNALKNTLRQAPDVILIGEVRDTETMEAAITFAETGHLCIGTLHSNNANQAIERIMNFFPVERHAQIYLQLSLNLRAIISQRLIPSVDGKRVPALEIMLDTPRIKDLIKKAEVDTLKEAMEQGVDEGCQTFDHVLFQLYKVNKISLEQALINADSANNLRLKIKLEGLKGDDAVNALLDKQMGSHGTDAFKIQGGASGNVTPLRKR encoded by the coding sequence ATGGATGTCCGAAGCTTGTTAAAAGTGATGGTGGACCGCGAAGCGTCGGACTTGTATCTGACCGTCGACGCCTCACCGATCTACCGCATCCATGGCGCTACCCAGCCGACCGACGCTGCCCCGTTCACCAACGAGCAACTTGAAGCACTGGCATTGGCCCTCATGCGCGGTCAACAGCGGAGTGAATTCGAAGAAAAGATGGAGATGAACCTGGCGCTCTACTACAAGGAATTGGGGCGGTTCCGCGTCAACATCTTCAGGCAAAAGGGCAATGTCGGATTGGTCTTCCGTCACATCAAAGCAGAAATTCAGACTGTTGAGCAGCTGCAACTCCCTCCAATCATCAAAGATATCGCAATGACCAAACGCGGTCTGGTGCTGGTGGTGGGCGCAACCGGGTCTGGTAAGTCGACATCCTTGGCTGCCATGATCGACCATCGTAACACCGTCCACCAGGGCCATATCATTACCGTGGAAGACCCGATCGAGTTCGTTCATCAACACAAGAAGTCCATCATTACGCAGCGCGAAGTCGGATTCGACACCTTAACCTTCCAAAACGCGCTGAAGAATACGCTCCGTCAGGCTCCTGATGTGATTCTAATCGGTGAGGTGCGAGATACGGAAACCATGGAAGCGGCGATTACCTTTGCCGAGACCGGGCACCTGTGCATCGGCACGCTACACTCCAACAATGCCAACCAGGCGATCGAGCGCATCATGAACTTCTTCCCGGTCGAACGCCATGCTCAGATTTATTTACAGTTATCCCTGAATCTTCGCGCGATCATCTCACAGCGATTGATTCCGTCGGTCGACGGCAAACGTGTGCCTGCCTTAGAAATCATGCTGGACACGCCGCGCATCAAGGATCTGATCAAAAAAGCAGAGGTCGATACGTTGAAGGAAGCGATGGAACAGGGAGTGGACGAAGGCTGCCAAACCTTCGATCATGTGCTGTTTCAACTATACAAAGTGAACAAGATCTCGCTCGAGCAAGCCCTCATCAACGCCGATAGTGCGAACAATCTACGTTTGAAGATCAAACTTGAAGGGCTCAAGGGGGATGACGCCGTGAATGCCTTGCTTGATAAGCAGATGGGGAGCCACGGCACGGATGCGTTCAAGATTCAGGGCGGCGCTTCAGGAAACGTCACTCCGCTTCGCAAACGATAG
- a CDS encoding formylglycine-generating enzyme family protein, producing the protein MLVTLMINQFGLWLRLIVVLFLLDQWALGVAAFPEEEQRGGAAVEIIKGNDGAPMVLIPAGPFLMGSNDGLPNERPEHHVTVDAYYIDQFEVTAGRYQKFVESAKRGLPPMWDDEAARTLSDLPAVGISWNDAVAYCTWAGRRLPTEAEWEKAARGTDGRRYPWGPMQPFVDIANYNRGVWVNEAVTLVPVNSGLEGMSVRYGLKNGGRSPYGLSHMAGNAAEWVADWYDREYYLKSPEKNPLGPTSSEKRVLRGGSWADMPIALRVTARFSAEPEFEDRTIGFRCAADADS; encoded by the coding sequence ATGCTGGTCACATTGATGATCAATCAATTTGGATTGTGGCTGCGTCTCATTGTTGTTCTTTTTCTTCTTGATCAATGGGCCCTTGGCGTTGCCGCTTTTCCGGAAGAAGAGCAACGAGGTGGTGCCGCTGTGGAGATCATCAAGGGAAATGACGGGGCGCCCATGGTTCTTATCCCTGCCGGACCCTTTCTCATGGGCAGCAACGATGGTTTGCCGAACGAGCGTCCGGAACATCATGTCACGGTCGATGCCTATTACATCGATCAATTTGAGGTCACCGCGGGCCGCTACCAAAAGTTTGTCGAATCGGCCAAGCGTGGCTTGCCGCCGATGTGGGATGATGAAGCGGCTCGGACCTTGAGCGACCTCCCTGCCGTGGGGATATCGTGGAATGACGCTGTGGCATACTGCACATGGGCAGGCCGGCGCCTTCCCACGGAAGCGGAATGGGAGAAAGCTGCGCGGGGGACCGATGGTCGACGCTATCCATGGGGGCCCATGCAGCCCTTCGTCGACATAGCAAATTATAATCGAGGCGTCTGGGTGAACGAGGCTGTGACCTTGGTTCCTGTCAACAGTGGCCTTGAGGGGATGAGCGTACGATATGGGCTGAAGAACGGCGGTAGAAGCCCCTATGGGCTATCTCACATGGCCGGGAATGCAGCTGAATGGGTGGCTGATTGGTATGACCGTGAGTATTATCTCAAGAGTCCGGAAAAAAATCCTTTAGGACCGACTTCCAGTGAGAAGCGTGTGCTGCGAGGCGGATCTTGGGCAGACATGCCGATCGCGTTGCGTGTGACGGCTCGGTTTTCTGCTGAGCCGGAGTTTGAAGATCGCACGATCGGGTTTCGATGCGCAGCAGACGCCGATAGCTAA
- a CDS encoding MFS transporter gives MPITTNIPQRMDRLPWARWHWLVVGALGVTWLLDGLEVSIVASLGPMLTHSDTLHLSQSEVGLTASAYLAGSVLGAFLFSYLTDRQGRKKWFMITLALYLTATVLTAFSWDLMSFMFFRFLTGAGIGGEYAAINSAIDELIPARNRGHTDLAINGTWWLGSAAGALMTLLLLNPEIFPESIGWRLCFVLGAVLGVAIIIVRRFIPESPRWLMTHGRVPEAEAIVSQIERQVTLDRGMSLATPEGTITVHARPHATIATVARELFQSYPRRTVLGIGLMVTQSFMYNAVSFTYPLLLTKYYAVPTVDIGLYILPFALGNFLGPLLLGRLFDTVGRKPMISFTYGISGILLGLTGYLFWTGSLTLSTHMLLWSSIFFFASAGASAAYLTVSEVFPMEIRAMAIAFFFIVAQGAGVAAPWLYGMLIETSATSVFYGYLVGGGMMLVGAAIELWLGINAEGRSLEQLAPPLSVRKSTEVG, from the coding sequence ATGCCAATCACCACCAATATTCCCCAACGGATGGACCGGTTGCCATGGGCACGCTGGCACTGGTTGGTCGTCGGAGCATTGGGTGTCACATGGCTGCTCGACGGGCTTGAAGTATCCATCGTGGCCTCACTCGGCCCGATGCTGACCCACTCCGACACATTACATCTCTCACAATCGGAGGTAGGACTCACGGCCTCCGCCTACTTGGCAGGTTCGGTCCTTGGCGCGTTCCTCTTTTCCTATCTCACCGATAGGCAGGGGCGAAAGAAATGGTTCATGATCACCTTGGCGCTCTATCTCACGGCAACGGTCCTGACGGCTTTTTCATGGGACCTGATGAGCTTCATGTTCTTTCGATTTCTGACTGGAGCCGGCATCGGAGGCGAGTATGCAGCCATCAATTCCGCGATTGATGAATTGATTCCCGCCCGAAATCGTGGCCATACAGATCTGGCGATCAACGGAACGTGGTGGCTCGGCTCGGCAGCCGGCGCCTTGATGACGCTGCTCTTGTTGAATCCTGAGATCTTCCCTGAATCCATCGGATGGCGGCTCTGTTTTGTCCTTGGTGCCGTGCTTGGAGTGGCCATCATCATTGTTCGGCGCTTCATTCCAGAAAGCCCGCGCTGGCTCATGACCCACGGTCGGGTTCCTGAAGCCGAAGCCATTGTGTCACAGATTGAGCGGCAAGTGACGCTGGATCGAGGTATGTCACTGGCAACTCCTGAAGGCACGATCACGGTACATGCGCGCCCCCACGCGACGATTGCAACCGTGGCACGCGAACTCTTTCAGTCTTATCCGCGGCGAACGGTATTAGGCATAGGATTGATGGTCACACAATCGTTCATGTACAACGCCGTATCGTTTACCTATCCGCTGCTGCTGACGAAGTACTATGCCGTACCAACCGTAGACATCGGCCTCTACATCCTCCCGTTCGCACTGGGTAATTTTTTAGGACCACTCTTGTTGGGGCGTCTGTTTGATACGGTGGGCCGCAAACCGATGATCAGCTTCACGTACGGGATCTCCGGTATCCTGTTAGGGCTCACGGGATACCTGTTCTGGACTGGTTCTTTGACGCTCTCCACACATATGCTCTTGTGGTCATCGATTTTCTTTTTTGCCTCGGCCGGAGCAAGCGCCGCCTATCTGACGGTGAGCGAGGTGTTTCCGATGGAGATCCGTGCGATGGCGATCGCCTTTTTCTTCATCGTGGCACAAGGCGCCGGCGTGGCGGCACCGTGGCTCTACGGGATGCTCATCGAAACATCGGCCACAAGCGTCTTCTACGGATATCTCGTGGGTGGAGGCATGATGCTCGTCGGTGCGGCGATTGAGCTGTGGTTGGGAATCAATGCGGAAGGGCGGTCGCTCGAGCAATTGGCGCCCCCATTATCCGTGCGAAAGTCTACAGAGGTGGGATGA